ACTGGTCAACAAGGGCAAGAAGATCATCAGCGCCGAGGCCACCGTGACCGACGATCAGGGGCGCCTGGTCTGCAAGGCGAGCGCATCGTTTTTCGTGGTGGATAGACGGCAGGGGGCTTGAATCGGGGCCGCGGCGGGCGTCACGCCGCGCAACGGCCCCGCGTCCGGCTCAGCGGACGACCAGTACGCTGCAGGGGGCTTGGCTGACCACCTTGCTGGCGACGCTGCCGATGAGGAAGCGGTCCAGTTTGGTCTTGGCCCTGCTGCCCATGATGATCAGGTCGGGTTTGGCCTTCTCGGCATAGGTCAGGATCGTGTCGGCGGGCGAGGTGCCGTACTCGAGAGCCGTGCTGACCTCCATGCCCATCTTCTTGGCCTCCCCGCGGGCCTTTTCCAGGGAGTTGCGGGCGAAGTCCATCAGCTGTTGGCTGACGCTTTCAGGAATCCCTTCGCCGAAATCGACGAAATCCTCCACCACGGTGAACAGCACAAGTTCGGCGTTTTTCGACTTGGCCAGATCCACGGCCTTTTCGAGAAGAGCGGGAGCGGTCGGTGAGAAGTCAAGGCAGGCAATCATTTTCATGGCATACCTCTCATCTGGTTTCGCCGTGGCACGATGCCGGCGGCACGTCACTCATTTCCGTCTTTCTTGATGCCGGAGGGCAATTCCACCATGTAGCCAGGTTTACATGCGCCCGTCACCATCCGGGCTGTGCAGTCGTCTGATTGGCAGCCGTCCACCAGCGCTTCACCCGTCTGTATGCCGCGCTCGTCGAAGACCGGAACGTGCACGCCGGTCCGCAGGCCGTGTCTGGTGCCCATGGAAAAGGCTATCACCATGCCGTTTTCGTCCTTCTTGGCCAGATAGACCACCGCCTGGCCATTTTGGGCCAGAATACGCTCAAACGTGCGGTTTGCAAGGTATCCGGCAACCCCGAAAGGCAGCGCGAGCAGCAGCATGGCGACGCTCGCGCTGAAGGGGTGAACCCCGGTGGCCCGCGTGACGAATGAGGGCGAAGCGCTCCGCATGGCGTCCGCGTTGGCGTGTACGGTAACAGCTATGATCAGGGGCTTGGGGGCAGGGGCCAGGGGGTCTGTGGAGGGCCCGGTGAGCGTGAAAATGGTCTTCCCGGGGGGGGCGTCCTCGGCGATGAGCACATCGCCCCGCCACATGGTGCCGCCCAACCAGAAACCGC
The window above is part of the Fundidesulfovibrio soli genome. Proteins encoded here:
- a CDS encoding universal stress protein, with product MKMIACLDFSPTAPALLEKAVDLAKSKNAELVLFTVVEDFVDFGEGIPESVSQQLMDFARNSLEKARGEAKKMGMEVSTALEYGTSPADTILTYAEKAKPDLIIMGSRAKTKLDRFLIGSVASKVVSQAPCSVLVVR